In one window of Oculatellaceae cyanobacterium DNA:
- a CDS encoding YrhB domain-containing protein: MEYQAAKKIVFDFINTGFDSVDDEFIIIDDQVIATEFGWVFPYNSKKFLETKELIYAVLGNAPII; this comes from the coding sequence ATGGAATATCAAGCAGCAAAGAAAATTGTTTTCGACTTTATAAATACTGGCTTTGACAGTGTTGATGATGAATTTATCATAATTGATGATCAAGTTATTGCAACTGAATTTGGTTGGGTGTTTCCATATAACTCAAAAAAATTCCTGGAAACAAAAGAACTAATTTATGCAGTACTTGGTAATGCTCCAATTATTTT